The genomic window CAGGTCGAGATGGGTGGCTCCGACGCACAGCCGTGCCTCGCGGTCGGGCACCGGTAGGTCGGCGAGGGCGAACAGGTGGTCTCGCTCGTCATCGCTCAGCCGGAGTGCACGCGCGATCGCGGCGACCACCTGGGCGGAGGCCGCGATCGGACGCCCCTGCTCGAGCCAGGTGTACCAGGTCAGCCCCACCCCGGCGAGCTGTGCGACCTCTTCGCGGCGCAGGCCAGCGACGCGGCGTCGTGTCCCCTCGGGAAGCCCCACGTCGGAGGGGCGGAGGCGCGCTCGTCTGCTGCGCAGGAACCCCGCGAATTCGGCGCGCACATCGTCGGATCGAGTCATGGCATCCCTCCCTCTCCGGCGATCATAGGACGCGCTCCCGCCATCGCGACGTCGGAGGGGAGTGGTGCCACTACCAGGATGAGCGCACTCCTGGTACCAGGATGCGATGGCCCGCAGGCTGGCACCATGACGACTTCCGCACACCCCGGCACCGGGACCGCTCCGGTGCCCATCCGCCCCGGCGCCTCCGCCGAGGTGCCCACGTGGCGCTACCTCGGATTCCTCCTGGGGCCCGGGGCGGGTACCTTCGCCTTCAACGCGGTGACCGTGATCCTGCCAACTCTCCGTGAGCGGTTCGGGGCGGGGGACGTCGCCCTCGAGCTCGTGATCGCGGGGTACGGCATCCCGTTCGCCGTGCTCCTCATCCTGGGCGGCCGACTGGGCGATCGCTTCGGGCGGCACCGTCTCTACGTCGTCGGGATGGGGCTCTTCCTCATCTCGGCGATCGCCTGCGCCCTCGCACCGTCGATCGAGACGCTCATCGCCGCCCGGATCGTGCAGGGAGTCGGAGCGGCGCTCTGCACACCCCAGGTGCTCGCGACGATCCAGGCGACATCGCAGGGCGCGGCGCGCACCCGCGCGATCGCCGCGTTCGGGGCGAGCGGCGGCATCGGCGCCGCCGTCGGCCAGGTCGCGGGAGGGGCACTGGCAGCCTTGTCGTTCGGGCCGGTCGAGGGATGGCGCGCGGTCTTCGTGGTCGTCGCGCTCATCGCCGTCGCCGCGATCTCGCTCGCCCCTCTGGCACCGCGCTCCCGCGCGCACGAGGTCGTCGCGATCGACCTGGTGGGCACGGCGGCGCTCGGCCTCGGCATCCTGGCTGTCTCGGTGGCGCTGACCTTCGGTCCGGTCTGGAACTGGTCGTGGCCCGTGGCGGTCGCGCTGGTCGTCGCGGCGGTGTCTCTGGGGGCGATGTGGATGCACCAGAACGCGATCGAACGCTCGGGCCGGGTCCCCCTGCTGCCGCCCAGCGTGCTGCGACTGCGGCCCCTGCAGTTGGGCCTGGCCGCCGCGGCGCTCTTCTTCGCCGGGTACTCGGCCCTGCTCTACGTCTTCCCGCGCGCGGTCGAGGCCGGAGGGCTGTCGTCACTCGAGGCCGGGATGGCTCTCTTGCCGTTCGCCGTCGTGTTCGCCGCGATGTCGCTGGCCGTCGCTCGCATCCAGGCCAAGATCGGGGACTCGACCCTCGTGCTCGGCGTCTCGATGCAGATCGTCGCGCTCGTCGGAATGGCGGTGACGCTCGTCTTCGGGTGGGGGCACGACATCGGCCTGTGGCTGCAGCCCGCTCTCGTCGTGCTCGGGGTGGGGCAGGCGCTCATCTTCTCGCCGCTCACCCAGCTCGTGGTGCGCGAGGTGCCCGTCGAGGCTGCCGGCCTGTCGGGCGGGATGTTCAGCACCGCGCAGCAGCTCGCCCTCTCGTTCGGTGTGATCGTCATCGGAGGGATCGTGACGCTCACCGGCGTCGCCGGCCGCACCGAGCTGCTCGCGGGGCTCGCCCTCGACATCGTGCTGGCGGTGGCCGTGCTCGCTCTCGCCGTAGCCCTGCGCGCGCGGAGCCGGTCGGCGGCGCGGTGAGTCGCGGCATCCCGTCTCGATGGTGTTCACGGGATGCCGGGAGCCCGACGTCTCCCCATCGTCACGGCGCGTCCACCGCTCGTTCACCGCGGGCGGGTGTCATCGGAGGATGCGAACGCGTCGACCGGTGACCCTGACCGCGGCGTCGGTCGTCGCGCTCGCCGGCGCCGGGGCCGTGGGGCTGCGGACCCTCATCTCCCGCCAGGCGGCGATCGCCCGGCGCCGGATCGGCAAGCCCCTCGGCGAGCAGGCGCTCGACGCCGACCGCGTCTGGCGCCGCAAGAAGCACCCGGGTAAGCCGGTCGAGCTGCTCGTGCTCGGCGACTCGATCGCCGCGGGTCTCGGCGCGGGACACCGTCGAGACACGCTCGGCGCGCGGCTGGCGAAGGGCATCGCCCGCGAGGCCGGGCGTCCGGTGCGGCTGCGGACCGCCGCGGTGGTGGGTTCGGAGACCTCGGCCCTGGCCGGTCAGGTCGCCGCGCTCCCGGAGGGGTACCGGCCGGATGCCGCGGTCATCGTCGTGGGCGGGAACGACGTGACGCACCGGATACCGGCGTCGCGTTCGGCGGAGCAGCTGGAACAGGTCGTTCGCGAGTTGCGCGGGCGCGGGGTACCCGTCGTGGTCGGCACGTGTCCCGACCTCGGGACCCTCCGAGCGATCCCGCAGCCGCTGCGCGCTCTCGCGGCCCGCTCGTCGCGGCAGCTGGCGTCGGCCCAGGCCGCGGCGGTCCACCGTGCCGGAGGCCGGGTCGTGGCCCTCGCGCGGGCGGTCGGTCCGGTGTTCGCCGAGCGACCCGACGAGATGTTCAGCGAGGACCGGTTCCACCCCAGCGCACTCGGGTACCGGCGGACGGCGGACGCGCTGCTCCCGGCGGTGCTCGCGGCTCTCGAACCGGCGCGTCGGCCCGGCGCGCGCGCCGGCGATGTGCTGGACCGCGCGAGCGAGCAGAACTCCTGAATCGCTGATCGGGCGCGCACGTCCCGCGCCGGATTCCTGCGGCCCAGGCGCCACGCGCGCCGAAACCTCAGGAGTTCGGTCCGCCCCCGATCCCCGGCGGACGCATAGCTCGCGGTTCTACCGTTCTTCCACGCCTCCCATCGATGTCTTCCTCAGCACCTGGCGCGCCGATCCGATCACGCTCGGCGTGCTCTTCGTGGCATCCGCGGTCTACCTCTCGGGCGTTCGACGCGTCCGCCGACGCGGAGAGACCTGGCCCGTGCTGCGCACGATCGGCTTCTTCGCGCTCGGGCTGCTCCCCTATGCGGTGATCGAGCTCGGCTTCCTCGGGGTGTACTCGGCAGAGCTGCGGTGGGCGTTCTCGACGCGCCTCGCCCTGCTCATCTTCGCGGTCCCCGCCGGTATCGCGGCCGGGCGCCCGCTCGACCTCGTCCCCTCGGGCATCCGGGAACGCTTCCTCGCGTCGAGGATCACGCGCGTCTTCGGCAATGCGATGGTCGCCACCGTCGTCATCGCCGCGGTCTTCTGCCTCTTCCTCACCCCGATCGCCGGCATCCTGCGCGTGAATCCGGTGGTCGAGGCGTCCCTCGGGATCGTGGTGCCCCTCGTCGGGCTCGCGATGGTGCTGCCGATGATGGCGCTCGGCGCGGTCCACACCGGCACCTTCATAGCGATCGAGTTCCTGCTCGCGTTCGTCGAGCTGCTGATCGACTCGGTGCCCGGTCTGCTGATGCGTCTGAACGACAACGTGCTGGATCTGATCCCGGATGCCACGCAGGCGGTGTCGTGGTGGCCCTCGCTGCTGCACGACCAGCACCTCGCGGGCGACATGATCTGGTTCATCGCCGAGTTCGCCGACGTGCCGATCCTCGTGATCCTCATGGTCCGGTGGATGCGCAGTGACCGGGTCGAGGCCAAGGGCTTCGACGACCTTTCGGACGAGGAGTACGACGAGATGACGCGCGCCCACCTGCGCGGAGAGCGTTGACCCGCCGCTCGCACGCCGACAGGCTGGGGGAGTGCGCACCCACGAAGACGTCGACGCGTTCCTGACCGAGACCCTCATCGGGGCCGACCCCGCGGGAGAGGCCGCGCTCGCCGCCCAACACCACGCCGGGCTCCCCGCGATCGAGGTGGCTCCGGTCAACGCGAAATTCCTGCACCTGCTCACGCGGATCGCCGGCGCGCGGCGAGTGCTCGAGGTCGGCACTCTCGGTGGGTACTCGACGATCTGGTTCGCCCGGGCCGTCGGCGAGACGGGACGGGTCGTCACCATCGAGGCGGAGCCGGCGAACGCCGAGATCGCCCGCGCCAACCTCGCGCGTGCGGGAGTCGCGGAGCGGGTCGAGGTGCGCGTCGGCCGTGGAGCGGACGTGCTGCCGACCCTCGTCGACCAGGAGCCGTTCGACCTCGTCTTCGTCGACGCCGACAAGGAATCGAACGAGACCTACCTCGACTGGGCCGCGCGCCTCGGCCGACCCGGCACGGTCGTGGTGCTCGACAACGTCGTGCGCGGGGGTGAGGTCGCCGACGCCGACACGCCCGACGGCAAGGTGCAGGGCGCTCGCCGCGGCGTCCTGATGCTCGGCGCCGACCCCCGTTTCGACGCCACCGCCCTGCAGACCCTCGACCGGAAGGGGTGGGACGGGGTGGCGGTGGCGATCGTGGTGGATCCGACCGCGTCCTGACTCGGCCGCACGCCCGACGGACGGGGTCACTAGACTCGACCACGGACCGACGACGCTCCGCCCCCTCTCCACCCAAGAACCAACGAGGAGTCCTTCGTGGCACTTATCGAGGCTGTCAACGCGCGCGAGATCCTGGATTCGCGCGGTAACCCGACCGTCGAGGTGGAGGTGCTCCTCGACGACGGAATCGTCCAGCGGGCGGCCGTCCCCTCCGGCGCGTCCACCGGCGCGTTCGAGGCCTACGAGCTGCGCGACGGCGACAAGAGCCGCTACAGCGGCAAGGGCGTGCTGAAGGCCGTCGCCGCGGTCGTCGACGAGCTCGGCCCCGCCATCGAGGGCGTCGAGGCCAGCGAGCAGCGCATCATCGACGAGATCCTCATCGAGACCGACGGCACCGAGAACAAGTCGCGCACCGGCGCCAACGCCATCCTCGGCGTCTCGCTCGCCGTGGCCAAGGCCGCCGCCGACAGCGCCGACCTTCCCCTCTTCCGCTACCTCGGCGGACCCAACGCGCACCTGCTGCCCGTTCCGCTGTTCAACGTCATCAACGGTGGCGAGCACGCCGACAACGGCATCGACTTCCAGGAGTTCTTCCTGGCCCCCATCGGCGCCGAAACCTACGGTGAGTCGCTGCGCTGGGGCACCGAGGTCTACCACGTCCTCAAGGGCGAGCTGAAGTCGGCCGGCTACAACACCGGCCTCGGCGACGAGGGCGGCTTCGCCCCCGACCTGCCCAGCAACCGCGAGGGTCTCGACTTCCTGATCCGCGCGATCGAGAAGGCCGGGTTCACCCCCGGCACGGACATCGCCGTCGGCCTCGACGTCGCCGCCACCGAGTTCTACAAGGACGGTGTCTACACGGTCGAGGGCAAGGAGTGGAGCGTCGACACGCTCGTCGACTACTTCGCCGACCTCGTCGCGAACTTCCCGATCGTCACGATCGAGGACGCCCTCGCCGAGGACGACTGGGACGGTTGGAAGAAGCTGACGGATGCCATCGGCTCCAAGGTCCAGCTCGTCGGCGACGACCTGTTCGTCACCAACCCGAAGCGCCTGCAGCAGGGCATCGACCTCGGCGTCGCCAACTCGCTGCTGGTCAAGGTCAACCAGATCGGCACGCTGTCCGAGACGCTCGACGCGATCTCGCTGGCCACCCGCTCGGGCTACACCTCGATGCTCTCGCACCGCTCGGGCGAGACCGAGGACACCACCATCGCCGACCTCGCCGTCGCGGTCAACGCGGGTCAGATCAAGACCGGTGCCCCCGCGCGCAGCGAGCGCGTCGCGAAGTACAACCAGCTGCTCCGCATCGAGGAAGACCTCGGCACCGCCGCGGTCTTCGCGGGCCGCTCGGCGTTCCCCCGCTTCAAGGGCTGATCGACCGACCATCGAGGAGGGGGAGCCGCACGGTTCCCCCTCCTTCGTCGTTTTCGCTGGACGGATGCCGAGCACCCGGCGCGTCCCCAGGGGCCCCCGGGCCGGCGACGTAGACTCACTCGCGGCCCGAATGCCGGGCGGGATGACGACGGAAGGGATGCCGTGGAGCGACCGACACTGCCGCCCCGCCGTCCCGCGGCATCCGAGGCTCCGACGTCGCGCCCCAAGGCGGCGAGGAGCTCGGCGAAGGCGCCCGCGCGTCCCGTGCGACAGCCCGTGCGCCCCTCGGCCGAGGAACGCCGCGTCGACGTGCGCGAGTGGCTCGGGCGGGTGCGCATCTCGGGCTTCGTCGTGATCATGCTGGGCCTGGTCGTGCTCGGGACCTTCGTGCTCGTCCCGACGGTAGGGACGTACATGGACCAGCGTCAGCAGATCCAGGCGTTGCGGAGCGCTGTGCAGCTGAGCCAGTCCGAGGTCGCCGACCTGCAGACCCAGCGCGATCGATGGTCGGACCCCGCGTACATCCGGACACAGGCGCGCGAGCGGCTCGGGTACACCTTCCCCGGCGAGGTCGTGTACCTCATCGACAACGACCTCCCCGCTTCGGCGACACCGCAGGAGCAGGACGACGTCAGCGGAGACGTGGGGCAGACC from Microbacterium testaceum includes these protein-coding regions:
- the eno gene encoding phosphopyruvate hydratase, which produces MALIEAVNAREILDSRGNPTVEVEVLLDDGIVQRAAVPSGASTGAFEAYELRDGDKSRYSGKGVLKAVAAVVDELGPAIEGVEASEQRIIDEILIETDGTENKSRTGANAILGVSLAVAKAAADSADLPLFRYLGGPNAHLLPVPLFNVINGGEHADNGIDFQEFFLAPIGAETYGESLRWGTEVYHVLKGELKSAGYNTGLGDEGGFAPDLPSNREGLDFLIRAIEKAGFTPGTDIAVGLDVAATEFYKDGVYTVEGKEWSVDTLVDYFADLVANFPIVTIEDALAEDDWDGWKKLTDAIGSKVQLVGDDLFVTNPKRLQQGIDLGVANSLLVKVNQIGTLSETLDAISLATRSGYTSMLSHRSGETEDTTIADLAVAVNAGQIKTGAPARSERVAKYNQLLRIEEDLGTAAVFAGRSAFPRFKG
- a CDS encoding SGNH/GDSL hydrolase family protein: MTLTAASVVALAGAGAVGLRTLISRQAAIARRRIGKPLGEQALDADRVWRRKKHPGKPVELLVLGDSIAAGLGAGHRRDTLGARLAKGIAREAGRPVRLRTAAVVGSETSALAGQVAALPEGYRPDAAVIVVGGNDVTHRIPASRSAEQLEQVVRELRGRGVPVVVGTCPDLGTLRAIPQPLRALAARSSRQLASAQAAAVHRAGGRVVALARAVGPVFAERPDEMFSEDRFHPSALGYRRTADALLPAVLAALEPARRPGARAGDVLDRASEQNS
- a CDS encoding O-methyltransferase, which gives rise to MRTHEDVDAFLTETLIGADPAGEAALAAQHHAGLPAIEVAPVNAKFLHLLTRIAGARRVLEVGTLGGYSTIWFARAVGETGRVVTIEAEPANAEIARANLARAGVAERVEVRVGRGADVLPTLVDQEPFDLVFVDADKESNETYLDWAARLGRPGTVVVLDNVVRGGEVADADTPDGKVQGARRGVLMLGADPRFDATALQTLDRKGWDGVAVAIVVDPTAS
- a CDS encoding FtsB family cell division protein is translated as MERPTLPPRRPAASEAPTSRPKAARSSAKAPARPVRQPVRPSAEERRVDVREWLGRVRISGFVVIMLGLVVLGTFVLVPTVGTYMDQRQQIQALRSAVQLSQSEVADLQTQRDRWSDPAYIRTQARERLGYTFPGEVVYLIDNDLPASATPQEQDDVSGDVGQTRTDWMAQLVRSVTSSGAAQVAVPDITIGVPDPTPAPDAPAG
- a CDS encoding MFS transporter, with the translated sequence MTTSAHPGTGTAPVPIRPGASAEVPTWRYLGFLLGPGAGTFAFNAVTVILPTLRERFGAGDVALELVIAGYGIPFAVLLILGGRLGDRFGRHRLYVVGMGLFLISAIACALAPSIETLIAARIVQGVGAALCTPQVLATIQATSQGAARTRAIAAFGASGGIGAAVGQVAGGALAALSFGPVEGWRAVFVVVALIAVAAISLAPLAPRSRAHEVVAIDLVGTAALGLGILAVSVALTFGPVWNWSWPVAVALVVAAVSLGAMWMHQNAIERSGRVPLLPPSVLRLRPLQLGLAAAALFFAGYSALLYVFPRAVEAGGLSSLEAGMALLPFAVVFAAMSLAVARIQAKIGDSTLVLGVSMQIVALVGMAVTLVFGWGHDIGLWLQPALVVLGVGQALIFSPLTQLVVREVPVEAAGLSGGMFSTAQQLALSFGVIVIGGIVTLTGVAGRTELLAGLALDIVLAVAVLALAVALRARSRSAAR
- a CDS encoding cytochrome c oxidase assembly protein, yielding MASAVYLSGVRRVRRRGETWPVLRTIGFFALGLLPYAVIELGFLGVYSAELRWAFSTRLALLIFAVPAGIAAGRPLDLVPSGIRERFLASRITRVFGNAMVATVVIAAVFCLFLTPIAGILRVNPVVEASLGIVVPLVGLAMVLPMMALGAVHTGTFIAIEFLLAFVELLIDSVPGLLMRLNDNVLDLIPDATQAVSWWPSLLHDQHLAGDMIWFIAEFADVPILVILMVRWMRSDRVEAKGFDDLSDEEYDEMTRAHLRGER